In a single window of the Pocillopora verrucosa isolate sample1 chromosome 4, ASM3666991v2, whole genome shotgun sequence genome:
- the LOC131795986 gene encoding syntaxin-6 codes for MSLEDPFFVVKEEVQKAVNNVQSLYKRWQALLDNPHTVGKDEYNWTTNELRNNVRSIEWDLEDLDETVGIVEANPRKFNIDVAEVDQRKQFIKQTRDTVNLIKEHMNSPSAKAKVENSSREALLGRRNDKPKDRYSRLDQEIENSNQAFITDQQQQQELMIRAQDEQLDMVGHSVGVLKTMGKKIGDEIEDQNLLLDDFGHELEMTDSKLQQTVLKVEKVLRLSDDKRQTCVLVALIVIMIVVIILFVAL; via the exons ATGTCTCTGGAGGATCCGTTTTTCGTCGTCAAAGA gGAAGTACAGAAGGCAGTTAACAATGTGCAGTCTCTATACAAGAGGTGGCAAGCCCTATTGGATAATCCTCACACCGTAGGGAAAGATGAATATAATTGGACAACTAATGAACTGCGCAACAATGTGCGGAGTATTGAATGGGATTTAGAAGACCTGGATGAAACAGTGGGTATTGTTGAAGCAAACCCAAGGAAATTCAACATTGATGTTGCTGAAGttgatcaaagaaaacaatttataaaacaaactaGAGATACTGTAAATCTCATTAAAGAGCATATGAACAGCCCTTCAGCAAAAGCAAAGGTGGAGAATTCATCAAGAGAG GCTTTGTTGGGAAGAAGAAATGATAAACCAAAAGACAGATACTCAAGGTTAGATCAAGAAATTGAGAATTCAAATCAAGCATTTATCACAGACCAACAGCAACAACAGGAG tTAATGATTAGAGCTCAAGATGAACAGCTTGACATGGTTGGACACAGCGTTGGAGTGTTGAAAACCATGGGAAAGAAGATTGGTGATGAAATTGAAGACCAAAATCT gctcTTAGATGATTTTGGACATGAATTAGAAATGACAGACTCTAAACTACAACAAACTGTTCTTAAAGTAGAAAAAGTTTTAAGATTATCTGATG ATAAGAGGCAAACCTGTGTACTGGTAGCTCTAATAGTAATTATGATAGTAGTCATCATTTTATTTGTTGCATTGTGa
- the LOC131796054 gene encoding uncharacterized protein, whose amino-acid sequence MGDMKAKENTHKPLEEVVQSTSCQLNRKRFSGAQSFDVPSRNYVTKKPNLYLTEKRSPSFPSMHGDSNGLSKSMVDLPSRNLNGFRKSVMFEEDIFAHKEMLQRARNRFKELELKYPEIFKNSSRTSSFSSSGSNQPNGSIDRSQSLDPKSVEHQEIQTTKSDILQVLRSGTNDQSSTVVATTSRRRPPPLSVAMKLHNLEDSCDSAFDDIDRESVHSKTSHEPTPTSISKNHFLYPGESMESDKDSGISTDRPCTPNSRSSRPTRWEDPQQSGQQSYPSTRSKSLSLTALPLTNSLEYASFDSESQRSRSVDRRGILKSVAYRNQEIKTESFDIAPSSSNSSLNCQRSRSGSLTEGVRRGSSIYRRNIFLQSRSFSGSQDETDSDAETVCSVQSEYILRPHMSARDRYFSTYQLNTISEGEPRDLIRTQKWRSMPELGRSHSLGNVSFYGDSLAAGFDEDRKKKKKRKFGRRSGLYVVNDMPVSEKPRLSIDKGKSKTKSSSIFLKNKSKKESSHINELTKKWFDSTTAVSRPTGGQSLGRIIAMREDLGSAYVLELHRSSGGLFGFFIQKGYQQYKKGVFVSRIMDCASSKFMAGLLNPGDEILDINGESTASKTMSEVHNILANSDKLVLTVLPFLGRKDW is encoded by the exons ATGGGAGATATGAAAGCCAAAGAAAACACTCACAAACCACTCGAGGAAGTTGTCCAGTCAACTTCTTGTCAACTGAACAGAAAGCGATTTTCAGGGGCCCAGAGTTTTGATGTGCCATCGAGAAATTATGTGACTAAGAAACCTAACCTTTACTTGACAGAGAAAAGAAGTCCCAGTTTCCCTTCAATGCACGGCGACTCAAACGGATTGTCAAAGAGTATGGTCGATTTGCCGTCACGAAATCTGAACGGTTTTCGAAAGAGCGTCATGTTCGAAGAGGATATTTTTGCTCACAAGGAGATGTTGCAACGGGCTCGGAATCGCTTTAAGGAACTAGAACTGAAGTATCCTGAAATTTTCAAGAACTCTTCCAGAACGTCTTCGTTTTCTTCATCTGGTTCAAATCAGCCTAATGGAAGCATCGATCGCTCTCAATCGCTCGACCCGAAATCAGTTGAGCatcaagaaatacaaacaacgaaATCAGATATATTACAAGTGCTTCGAAGTGGAACAAACGATCAGAGTTCCACTGTTGTTGCCACCACATCAAGACGGAGGCCTCCTCCTCTTTCGGTAGCTATGAAACTGCATAACCTCGAGGATAGTTGCGATAGTGCGTTTGATGATATCGACCGCGAGTCGGTACATTCAAAAACGTCCCATGAACCGACGCCGACCTCAATTAGCAAAAATCACTTTCTTTACCCAGGAGAGAGCATGGAGTCAGACAAGGACAGTGGAATATCTACAGATCGTCCATGTACTCCAAATTCAAGGTCTTCCAGGCCTACAAGATGGGAAGATCCACAACAAAGCGGCCAACAATCTTATCCGTCTACTCGATCGAAGTCACTGAGTTTGACAGCCTTGCCGTTGACAAATTCTCTGGAGTATGCTAGCTTCGACTCTGAGAGTCAGAGGAGTCGAAGTGTGGATCGACGAGGAATTCTTAAATCTGTGGCCTACAGAAATCAGGAAATTAAGACGGAAAGCTTTGATATCGCACCAAGTTCAAGCAATTCTTCTTTAAACTGTCAACGTAGTCGAAGCGGATCTTTGACTGAAGGTGTGAGAAGAG GTTCAAGCATTTATCGCAGGAACATCTTTTTGCAAAGTCGCAGTTTTAGTGGGAGCCAAGATGAGACAGATTCTGATGCAGAGACAGTGTGTAGTGTTCAAAGTGAGTATATTTTGCGGCCCCACATGTCAGCGCGTGACAGATATTTCAGCACATATCAGCTCAATACCATTTCTGAAGGAGAACCTAGAGACTTGATCAGAACCCAGAAATGGAGAAGCATGCCTGAGCTAGGTAGAAGTCACAGTCTTGGAAATGTGTCTTTCTATGGAGACTCTTTAGCTGCCGGTTTTGATGAAGataggaagaaaaagaagaaacgaaaGTTTGGTCGCCGATCTGGTCTATATGTTGTAAATGACATGCCAGTGAGTGAAAAACCCAGGTTGTCCATTGACAAAGGcaagagtaaaacaaaaagttcaTCAATATTCCTTAAGAATAAGTCAAAGAAAGAATCCTCACACATTAATGAGCTGACAAAGAAATGGTTTGACTCTACAACTGCTGTGAGTCGGCCAACAGGAGGCCAGAGTTTGGGAAGAATAATAGCTATGCGGGAAGATCTTGGAAGTGCTTATGTCTTGGAATTACATAGGAGTTCTGGAGGATTATTTGGGTTTTTTATTCAAAAGGGTTATCAGCAGTACAAGAAAGGGGTGTTTGTTAGTCGAATAATGGACTGTGCCTCTTCAAAGTTTATGGCTGGTCTGTTAAATCCTGGAGATGAGATCCTTGATATAAATGGAGAAAGTACTGCAAGCAAGACAATGTCAGAAGTACACAATATTCTTGCAAATTCAGACAAACTTGTTTTGACTGTGTTACCATTTCTTGGACGTAAGGATTGGTAA
- the LOC131796009 gene encoding probable cadmium-transporting ATPase gives MCQEFHCGCCSDDLPEDSCGCGECYHGRQDLENVFPFLKNGKIESFCEDGIDSYGEEETRDPCVSARSKSCCNDEKDSCNEETRRSPCPSASAEQPSDEAAECFQSKCCSTTVNDVRIGEPVKGSCSSQENSRQEKEDTCCEKASEQPAQATAMPDSSPCRGCCSEREIPGSKSTESGGPSRRTSADCCGRTVADDWSDSCQTNCSHTDKDSGRPSSSADAISVSTCCESGSPRRSSCGQLTCQTRNPQLTVTCSPPEDNCCESQACSGSTRKPRGDNRYQKSQRKLSVEGLCDRSLSGSRISVTNRNGFYPLTPPTSPGIQESGHSSKKKPVIRESTTKLRVQNICCAMESTLVQESLEPLEGVKSIAVNVIGRVVYVRHDPEVTSATELVDTLNRNHLGASVMETGSQEHDDSKSLPPSLSTFLIYLLLQTILLMTGVVAFFCDASWYRWAAIAEIVFGIFPVLQKTYVSLKTCSVDINILILIAIAGTLSIEEWLDGAAVVYVFSFAEALQEFCMFKVHRTISGLMLKAPRVAILANTGECVLVESVAIGTTIAIRPGEFIPLDGEVIKGRAAVDESTVSGESVPVEKTVGSKVFSGTINQNGYLEVNTTSDSTSSTVSKVAQLVQEAQTGSGRIEVAINRFAKYYTPTVVVVAALVFVIPAILGAAGVGTYSQELKMWGERALVLLVIACPCALVMSTPIAMVCGITAAARKGALIKGGVHLETLAQLQVLAFDKTGTLTEGKFQVVDIECVFGVKERSALRLAAALESKSSHPLAAAIVSEFSGCVSEMRKSQSSSLPEVKCFKLHEGQGISGVVGGHHVQIGNYEFLKRVGNKALNKCMEEKYITWCNESKTVVFMAVDGKLAMMIALADTIRSESRGALDWLRKTRVQTAMITGDNSRTAMAVKSNLGLDECIADMKPQDKLSWIEERQGGMQIVECEVLGDDQQTRRCMLPYACCCSRHRYNAVKSRDSDKIIVGMVGDGVNDGPALAAANIGIAMGAGGTALAVEAADVALMSNNLTKIPELVQLGRFCRRVVAENISFSVILKLAIVIAALLGKAALWMAVLADVLGLLFVVINGLRPLWWNVAWRNDVKSEIAISVNSRPSYFYESYV, from the exons ATGTGTCAAGAATTTCACTGCGGCTGTTGTTCGGATGATTTACCCGAAGACTCTTGCGGATGTGGCGAGTGTTACCATGGACGTCAAGacttggaaaatgtttttcccttCCTGAAAAATG GAAAAATTGAAAGCTTTTGCGAGGATGGGATAGATTCGTATGGAGAAGAGGAGACGAGAGACCCGTGTGTGTCTGCTCGTTCCAAAAGCTGCTGCAATGATGAGAAGGATTCTTGCAATGAAGAAACTCGGCGTAGTCCTTGTCCTTCTGCTTCAGCCGAACAGCCAAGCGATGAAGCAGCCGAATGTTTCCAAAGTAAGTGTTGCTCGACTACTGTCAACGATGTAAGAATAGGTGAACCTGTCAAAGGCAGCTGCTCGTCTCAGGAGAATTCACGACAAGAGAAAGAAGACACTTGTTGTGAAAAAGCGTCTGAGCAACCGGCACAAGCTACTGCTATGCCAGACTCATCACCATGTCGAGGTTGTTGCTCTGAGAGGGAAATCCCAGGGAGTAAGTCAACTGAGTCCGGTGGGCCTTCGAGAAGAACCAGCGCTGATTGTTGCGGTAGAACTGTGGCAGACGACTGGAGTGATTCTTGTCAAACGAATTGCAGCCACACGGATAAAGACAGTGGTAGACCGTCCAGTTCAGCGGATGCAATCTCCGTGTCAACTTGCTGCGAAAGTGGTAGCCCTCGTCGGTCTTCATGTGGTCAGTTGACATGTCAGACACGCAATCCGCAATTAACTGTCACGTGTTCTCCGCCTGAAGACAACTGCTGTGAGAGTCAAGCCTGTAGTGGTTCCACGCGAAAACCACGTGGGGACAATCGCTACCAAAAATCCCAGCGTAAATTGTCTGTCGAGGGACTTTGCGATCGATCACTATCTGGCAGTAGAATCTCAGTGACAAACCGCAATGGTTTCTATCCTCTCACCCCTCCCACGTCACCCGGTATTCAGGAAAGCGGCCACAGCTCAAAGAAGAAACCCGTGATACGCGAAAGTACCACTAAGCTGCGAGTGCAAAACATTTGCTGTGCGATGGAAAGCACACTCGTTCAAGAATCCTTAGAACCATTGGAAGGAGTGAAATCAATCGCAGTCAATGTGATCGGGAGAGTCGTGTACGTCCGTCACGACCCAGAAGTGACGTCAGCTACCGAGCTTGTTGACACACTCAACCGAAACCATCTGGGCGCGAGCGTCATGGAGACTGGGTCCCAGGAACACGATGATAGTAAAAGTCTCCCGCCTTCCTTATCGACTTTTCTGATTTATCTTTTGCTCCAAACCATTCTCCTGATGACAGGTGTTGTAGCGTTCTTCTGTGATGCGTCCTGGTACAGATGGGCGGCCATTGCGGAAATCGTGTTCGGTATATTTCCAGTCCTCCAGAAAACGTATGTTTCTCTTAAAACCTGTAGCGTCGACATCAATATTCTGATACTCATTGCCATAGCGGGAACGCTTAGCATTGAGGAGTGGTTGGACGGCGCCGCTGTAGTTTACGTATTCTCCTTCGCCGAAGCCTTGCAAGAGTTTTGCATGTTTAAAGTCCATCGGACAATCTCTGGGCTCATGCTAAAAGCGCCGCGGGTGGCAATACTAGCGAACACTGGCGAATGTGTATTGGTGGAATCAGTTGCTATTGGAACCACTATCGCCATTAGGCCAGGAGAGTTTATTCCTTTGGATGGTGAAGTCATAAAAGGACGAGCTGCTGTGGACGAAAGTACGGTTTCTGGTGAATCTGTGCCCGTTGAAAAAACTGTGGGATCTAAAGTATTTAGCGGAACGATTAATCAAAATGGCTACTTGGAAGTGAATACCACATCAGACTCGACATCTTCCACAGTTTCTAAAGTTGCACAACTAGTTCAGGAAGCCCAAACTGGTTCAGGAAGGATCGAAGTCGCCATAAATCGGTTTGCCAAGTATTACACTCCAACTGTGGTCGTTGTTGCAGCTCTGGTATTTGTTATTCCAGCCATTCTTGGTGCTGCAGGCGTGGGAACCTACTCACAGGAGCTAAAGATGTGGGGAGAACGAGCCCTTGTCCTTCTGGTCATAGCGTGCCCCTGCGCCCTCGTTATGTCCACCCCTATTGCTATGGTCTGTGGTATCACTGCAGCGGCGCGTAAAGGAGCACTGATCAAAGGTGGAGTTCACCTCGAGACCCTCGCTCAGTTGCAGGTCCTTGCGTTTGATAAAACTGGAACATTGACAGAAGGAAAGTTTCAAGTTGTTGACATAGAATGCGTTTTTGGAGTGAAAGAACGATCAGCTTTACGCCTAGCAGCTGCGCTTGAGAGCAAGTCCAGCCACCCTCTTGCGGCTGCCATAGTAAGCGAATTTAGTGGTTGTGTTTCGGAAATGCGCAAGTCACAATCCTCCAGCCTTCCGGAAGTAAAATGCTTTAAACTTCACGAAGGACAAGGTATTTCTGGTGTTGTCGGAGGTCATCATGTGCAGATCGGTAATTACGAATTCCTAAAGCGTGTTGGCAACAAAGCGCTGAATAAGTGTATGGAAGAGAAGTATATCACTTGGTGTAACGAGAGTAAAACTGTGGTCTTCATGGCTGTGGATGGTAAACTGGCCATGATGATCGCTCTTGCTGACACTATTAGATCAGAAAGTCGTGGCGCGTTGGACTGGCTACGAAAAACTCGTGTCCAGACTGCCATGATCACTGGTGATAACTCTCGTACAGCCATGGCCGTGAAGAGTAACTTAGGCTTGGACGAGTGCATCGCCGACATGAAACCTCAGGACAAACTGTCGTGGATCGAGGAGAGACAAGGTGGAATGCAAATCGTGGAATGCGAGGTGCTTGGCGACGATCAACAGACTAGGAGGTGTATGTTACCGTACGCTTGTTGCTGTTCCCGTCACCGCTACAATGCTGTAAAATCACGTGACAGCGACAAAATCATTGTGGGTATGGTCGGCGATGGCGTCAACGATGGCCCAGCCCTTGCCGCAGCGAATATTGGTATCGCAATGGGCGCTGGGGGAACGGCCTTAGCAGTGGAGGCGGCAGATGTGGCACTGATGAGCAACAACTTGACGAAAATACCGGAACTGGTACAACTCGGCCGGTTCTGCCGTCGTGTCGTAGCAGAAAACATCTCGTTCTCCGTCATTTTGAAGCTGGCCATCGTGATTGCGGCCCTGTTAGGGAAAGCTGCGTTATGGATGGCTGTTCTGGCAGATGTACTCGGTTTGCTATTCGTTGTAATAAATGGTTTGAGACCCCTATGGTGGAATGTCGCTTGGAGAAATGATGTTAAAAGTGAAATAGCAATTTCTGTTAACTCTCGGCCATCTTACTTTTACGAGTCGTATGTATAG